A part of Anabas testudineus chromosome 9, fAnaTes1.2, whole genome shotgun sequence genomic DNA contains:
- the ccnh gene encoding cyclin-H isoform X1, translating to MFHNSSQRKYWIFKSEDELEHMRRKANQKFRNKILESGKSGVRESVFLERHEEDVLFRHYEKRLLDFCNAFKPAMPKSVVGAAIMYFRRFYLNNSIMEYHPRIIMLTCAYLSCKVDEFNVSSTQFVGNLLQETPAGQERVLEQILEYELLLIQQLNFHLVVHNPYRPMEGFLIDLKTRYPTLENPETLRKNSDDFLTQAAMTDAGLLFPPSQIALTAILNSASRAGLSMESYLTECLALREDKETLSKMYDSMRRMKTLLKKYELPRAEEVNVYKQKLERIHAEFAISSNKRKRGYEEDGHVAKEPRLTEEVKRVSNFASS from the exons ATGTTTCACAACAGCTCACAGAGGAAATACTGGATTTTCAAAAGCGAAGACGAACTGGAGCACATGAGACGCAAGGCAAACCAGAAGTTCCGCAACAAGATACTAGAAAGTGGGAAG TCAGGTGTGCGTGAGTCCGTGTTCTTGGAGCGCCATGAGGAGGACGTTTTGTTTCGACACTATGAGAAGAGGCTCCTGGACTTCTGCAACGCTTTCAAGCCTGCAATGCCCAAGTCTGTTGTG GGTGCAGCCATCATGTACTTCAGAAGGTTCTACCTGAACAACTCTATTATGGAGTACCACCCCAGGATCATCAT GCTGACATGTGCATACCTGTCCTGTAAAGTCGATGAGTTCAATGTGTCCAGCACACAGTTTGTGGGCAATCTTCTGCAGGAAACTCCAGCAGGACAGGAAAGGGTTCTGGAGCAGATTCTGGAGTATGAGCTGCTGCTAATCCAGCAACTCAATTTCCACCTGGTGGTCCACAACCCCTACAGACCCATGGAGGGCTTCCTCATTGACCTCAAG ACAAGATACCCTACGCTGGAGAACCCAGAGACCCTCAGGAAGAATTCAGATGACTTTTTGACACAGGCAGCCATGACAGACGCGGGGCTGCTGTTTCCACCCTCCCAAATTGCTCTGACAGCTATTCTGAACAGCGCTTCGAGAGCTGGTCTCAGTATGGAGAG CTACCTGACTGAATGCCTGGCTCTGAGGGAGGACAAAGAGACTCTGTCAAAGATGTACGACTCAATGAGAC GGATGAAAACCCTCCTGAAGAAGTATGAGCTTCCCAGAGCAGAGGAGGTGAACGTCTACAAACAGAAGCTGGAGAGAATTCATGCTGAATTTGCCATTTCAAGCAA CAAACGAAAAAGAGGATATGAAGAAGATGGCCATGTAGCAAAAGAGCCACGTTTGACAGAAGAGGTGAAACGAGTCTCAAACTTTGCCTCAAGTTaa
- the ccnh gene encoding cyclin-H isoform X2, translating to MFHNSSQRKYWIFKSEDELEHMRRKANQKFRNKILESGKSGVRESVFLERHEEDVLFRHYEKRLLDFCNAFKPAMPKSVVGAAIMYFRRFYLNNSIMEYHPRIIMLTCAYLSCKVDEFNVSSTQFVGNLLQETPAGQERVLEQILEYELLLIQQLNFHLVVHNPYRPMEGFLIDLKTRYPTLENPETLRKNSDDFLTQAAMTDAGLLFPPSQIALTAILNSASRAGLSMESYLTECLALREDKETLSKMYDSMRRMKTLLKKYELPRAEEVNVYKQKLERIHAEFAISSNKRKRGYEEDGHVAKEPRLTEEEWTDEDLI from the exons ATGTTTCACAACAGCTCACAGAGGAAATACTGGATTTTCAAAAGCGAAGACGAACTGGAGCACATGAGACGCAAGGCAAACCAGAAGTTCCGCAACAAGATACTAGAAAGTGGGAAG TCAGGTGTGCGTGAGTCCGTGTTCTTGGAGCGCCATGAGGAGGACGTTTTGTTTCGACACTATGAGAAGAGGCTCCTGGACTTCTGCAACGCTTTCAAGCCTGCAATGCCCAAGTCTGTTGTG GGTGCAGCCATCATGTACTTCAGAAGGTTCTACCTGAACAACTCTATTATGGAGTACCACCCCAGGATCATCAT GCTGACATGTGCATACCTGTCCTGTAAAGTCGATGAGTTCAATGTGTCCAGCACACAGTTTGTGGGCAATCTTCTGCAGGAAACTCCAGCAGGACAGGAAAGGGTTCTGGAGCAGATTCTGGAGTATGAGCTGCTGCTAATCCAGCAACTCAATTTCCACCTGGTGGTCCACAACCCCTACAGACCCATGGAGGGCTTCCTCATTGACCTCAAG ACAAGATACCCTACGCTGGAGAACCCAGAGACCCTCAGGAAGAATTCAGATGACTTTTTGACACAGGCAGCCATGACAGACGCGGGGCTGCTGTTTCCACCCTCCCAAATTGCTCTGACAGCTATTCTGAACAGCGCTTCGAGAGCTGGTCTCAGTATGGAGAG CTACCTGACTGAATGCCTGGCTCTGAGGGAGGACAAAGAGACTCTGTCAAAGATGTACGACTCAATGAGAC GGATGAAAACCCTCCTGAAGAAGTATGAGCTTCCCAGAGCAGAGGAGGTGAACGTCTACAAACAGAAGCTGGAGAGAATTCATGCTGAATTTGCCATTTCAAGCAA CAAACGAAAAAGAGGATATGAAGAAGATGGCCATGTAGCAAAAGAGCCACGTTTGACAGAAGAG GAATGGACTGATGAAGACCTGATATGA